In Nerophis ophidion isolate RoL-2023_Sa linkage group LG02, RoL_Noph_v1.0, whole genome shotgun sequence, one DNA window encodes the following:
- the LOC133535389 gene encoding gastrula zinc finger protein XlCGF8.2DB-like: MKKIFPLERLEWSPRVEQEESQPPYIKEEEEERSISQDDADISKFPVIRVIVKSDEDEAQWSQLDDSQSEGTRRSDAGSLLAPLSESDHSDDENIKGDRRSQIDSKHFKCSQCDKAFGRKRNLKTHMMSHTGEKPFICSICGGGFSLKGTLMIHMRTHTGEKPFPCDICGERFSQKVNLTKHMRKHTGEKPFPCSVCGEKFSQKGNLVIHMRWHSGDKPFGCPVCGENFSQKGNLMIHLRTHTGEKPFPCEMCGQMFARKDILLKHTRTHTGEKPFPCSVCGERFAQKGNLKTHTRKHTGEKPFSCDVCNEKFAYKYQLNKHKCAGELSSSK; the protein is encoded by the coding sequence ATGAAGAAGATCTTCCCCCTGGAGAGGCTCGAGTGGAGCCCCAGGGTGGAGCAGGAGGAGTCACAGCCCCcttacattaaagaggaagaggaggagcgcAGCATCAGTCAGGATGACGCCGACATCAGCAAATTTCCGGTGATTCGTGTGATTGTGAAGAGCGATGAGGACGAAGCTCAGTGGTCACAACTTGATGACAGTCAAAGTGAGGGGACGAGAAGATCGGACGCAGGGAGCCTCTTAGCGCCGCTTTCTGAAAGTGATCATAGTGACGATGAAAACATTAAAGGTGACAGGAGATCACAAATTGACAGCAAGCACTTTAAGTGTTCTCAATGTGATAAAGCCTTTGGCAGAAAGCGAAATTTGAAAACGCACATGATGAgccacactggagagaaacctttcatTTGTTCAATCTGCGGCGGTGGTTTTTCGCTCAAAGGCACCTTGATGATACACATGAGAACTCACACCGGGGAGAAACCTTTTCCCTGTGACATTTGTGGCGAAAGATTCTCCCAGAAAGTGAATTTAACAAaacacatgagaaaacacaccggagagaaaccttttcccTGCTCGGTATGCGGTGAAAAATTCTCCCAGAAAGGAAATTTGGTGATACATATGAGGTGGCACTCAGGCGATAAACCTTTTGGCTGCCCAGTTTGTGGGGAAAACTTCTCCCAAAAGGGAAATTTAATGATACATTTGAGGACACACACTGGGGAAAAGCCTTTTCCCTGTGAAATGTGCGGGCAAATGTTTGCCAGGAAGGACATTTTGCTGAAGCACACGCGAACGCACACCGGCGAGAAACCATTTCCTTGCTCGGTTTGCGGCGAGAGGTTTGCTCAAAAGGGCAACCTGAAGACGCACACAAGgaaacacactggagagaaaccctTTAGCTGCGATGTGTGCAATGAGAAGTTCGCTTACAAATACCAGCTaaacaaacacaagtgtgctggtgagctCAGCAGCAGTAAATGA